AAGCGAACTTGGAAAAATAGAAAAAACTATTTTTATCCTAGATTATTTATCAGACGAAGATTTCAGAAGAAAAATTCAGATAGGATTGAATAAAGGTGAAGCAATGAGTGCACTGGCTAGAGCTATATTCTTTGGAAAATATGGAATGCTTCATGGAAAAAGATAATATTAGGGCAAAAATTCCTAGACCTCCTGCCAAAATAGCAACATTTCTGAAATTGGATACATTTAACAAATAAAGAGCTACAGCTGGAGCTAATGCCATTGCCAAACTACTAGATAAACTGAAATACCCCATTCCTTCTCCAAAACGTTTTTTAGGAATTATATCCGTTGCAATACTGTTACTGAAAATCCTGTAACCAATGAAACACTATTAAAACATCTTCTTGGTTTTATTAAGTAGTTATCTATCCACTTTTGCAGCTGCATTTTTAGCATATTTGCGAACCTTGCTTAAATCGGTTTCGTTTGGTTGATTCCGATTGATGAATACCCAAGACTGACCTTTACAAGTAAAAGGCTCCTCAACAACCCTTATTTCTTTATTCTGTAAGAGCTCTTTTATGTCAGTGCCAATTTTAGCTAACCCTCCATATGTGGCAAAGATAGCTGCGTTTTTTATCATTTTCGGATCTAATCGGTCAATGAAAGAGCGTGTCCTTTCATTTGCTTTTCCAAAATATATCCCATCTCCAATGAAAAGTAAGTCGACAGGCTCAGAAAAAGAAATAGGGTCTTCTCCTAACTGTTCAGCTTCGACATTTAACGTATCCGCTATTGCGCGTGCGAGTTTTTCCGTATTACCTGTTGACGAGTGATAAATTACTCTAATATTCATAGTTGCCATATTAACCTCCATTTTATAAACTCTTGATCTCTTGTTTCAGAGAAGTTATAAACTCTTCTTTTTCAATGTCTTCCAATTAACCTTATAATAAAAATGGCAAACACTAAAATTGTGCCTACCATCTTTTACTGCATAGTCAGGAAATAAGTGGAGCTTTTTATTGCCCATTATTTTATGTAATATTCTCCACCAACTGTATTCTCATACCGTTTGGATCCTTTATAAAGAAATATCTAACATTCGGGTTAGGCCGGGTCGGCCCGCTGTCAACAGTGATATCTTTTTCTTTAACCAAAACAAGTGCCTTATCAAGAGACTCGACTTCAAATCCCCAAGAAATATCGTTGCCGATAACTGTATCCCTGCTCTCACCGTCGCAAATAAGCTCAATTTTTGTTTCTCCTTTGCCTAAAAATGCAATCTCCACTCCAGGTCCTGCGTTAAATTTCCTTACCACCTCAAGCCCTATGACGTCTGTATAAAACTTGATTGATTCCTCCAAGTCCTTTACGTTTAGGGTACTCCAACAAAATCTCATAAAACCACCTCCCAAAATATACAACATTATTATAGTGTAAAAACAAATCGCGAACCCTTTAAAATAATTCTCACAAATATTATACAAGGTTAAAAATGTATGAATTTGTTACATAAAACTATATAATTTTACGCTTATTTCAATATTCATTTAGTTATAATTGGCAACTATGATCTTTGGCTTTGTATTGTTCTAAGAATAAAGGATGAAAAATCATTTGGTTTTCGTCCTAATATCCAAGTTAAAACATTTGGATTTCCGACAAATCCATGTTCATTATAATGTTGAAACATCTTTAATAGTGTATTAACTTTATAGTCTCCTACACCATGCTTTTTTAATTGTGCTGCAAACATTTCGTCCTGAGGCGTTTCAACTTTGATTTCAAGACCAAAATGCAGTTCCATAGCTGCCAGCATATCAGACAAAGATAAATTTTCAGGTCCACAAAGTTCATATGTGGCCCCTGTATAACCAGTATTTGTAAGAATTATAGAAACGGCCTCGGCTAAGTCTTCTAAATCAACCATACACATGCGAGTTTCTTGAGTAGTAAAAAACTTTTGTTGGAATATGCCTTTTTCACTAAGTGACTTCCAAGACTCTAGTATATTCTGCATAAATACTGCTGGCTGAATAATAGTATATGGGATTCCTGAATTCACCATAAGTTCCTCAACCTTGAGTTTTTTCTGATGATGTGGCATATCTTGAAGTACGGAATGCAATACTGAATGGTATACGAAATGCTCTACTCTAGCATTGCGAGCAGCGTTTATTACCATTTGTCCTATCTCAACTTCATTGGGATTTACAGCAGAACATATGTGATATACTGTATTAATTCCGATTAACGCTTCATCAACAGACTTTTGATTCATCATATCTCCTGCAAATACATCAATCTCGCCCAAGGATTTAATTTCCTGAATTTGTTCGGTTTTATGAACGAAAGCTCTAATCTGCTCGCCTTTAGATAATAAAGCCTTAATTATTGCACGACCAGTTTGCCCATTCGCTCCAGTTATAAGTATCATAATAATATCTCACCTTTCTATATCATATAAATTATTTGGTAATAAATTAAGTAAAGAGGTTAGTTCCTTCAATTGACCGTCTTCAAGTCCGGACATAAGTTTAGCAATTAAGGTGTAGTGTATAGGCAAAATCTCCTCCAATATACGTAATCCTTTTGAGCTTAGCCGAACCAAATAGCTTCTCTTATCACACGAGTTGGGGATTTTCTCTATGAAACCTTGATTTTCAAGTCCGCCTATTAATTTTGTCATAGTTCCCTTAGTAACTTCAGCTTTTTTGCTAAGGGATATTGGAGATAATTGATAATCATTCTGTCGATACAAAAGCATTAAGATTGTAAATTTTCCTTCCGAAATATCATACTTAGAAAAATGTTCATCAAGTATTTTTGAAATATCAGACGCCGTCCTGAGGAGTGATATACAACCTTCAACTGCTCCTATATTTATACCCGGAAATCGGCTAGAATAATCTTTTAAAATCTCACG
This window of the Clostridium estertheticum genome carries:
- a CDS encoding SDR family oxidoreductase: MILITGANGQTGRAIIKALLSKGEQIRAFVHKTEQIQEIKSLGEIDVFAGDMMNQKSVDEALIGINTVYHICSAVNPNEVEIGQMVINAARNARVEHFVYHSVLHSVLQDMPHHQKKLKVEELMVNSGIPYTIIQPAVFMQNILESWKSLSEKGIFQQKFFTTQETRMCMVDLEDLAEAVSIILTNTGYTGATYELCGPENLSLSDMLAAMELHFGLEIKVETPQDEMFAAQLKKHGVGDYKVNTLLKMFQHYNEHGFVGNPNVLTWILGRKPNDFSSFILRTIQSQRS
- a CDS encoding flavodoxin family protein → MATMNIRVIYHSSTGNTEKLARAIADTLNVEAEQLGEDPISFSEPVDLLFIGDGIYFGKANERTRSFIDRLDPKMIKNAAIFATYGGLAKIGTDIKELLQNKEIRVVEEPFTCKGQSWVFINRNQPNETDLSKVRKYAKNAAAKVDR
- a CDS encoding MarR family winged helix-turn-helix transcriptional regulator, whose translation is MESFKFSLRDVPKREILKDYSSRFPGINIGAVEGCISLLRTASDISKILDEHFSKYDISEGKFTILMLLYRQNDYQLSPISLSKKAEVTKGTMTKLIGGLENQGFIEKIPNSCDKRSYLVRLSSKGLRILEEILPIHYTLIAKLMSGLEDGQLKELTSLLNLLPNNLYDIER
- a CDS encoding VOC family protein, with protein sequence MRFCWSTLNVKDLEESIKFYTDVIGLEVVRKFNAGPGVEIAFLGKGETKIELICDGESRDTVIGNDISWGFEVESLDKALVLVKEKDITVDSGPTRPNPNVRYFFIKDPNGMRIQLVENIT